From the Nodularia sp. NIES-3585 genome, one window contains:
- a CDS encoding S8 family peptidase: protein MKRLILLCLFVIGLGAAVFGFLNFQGLAAKGEFETIVLDFRQDIPAEVIQQNLQAIAQEYNVTPELDNQFSAPDNVYIIKGDRQRLKKLKKSPFAEYIQLIEPNYIYRKIPLPAEATWFEDILQSPDNQANPALIGPNDQYYSKQWNLHNIGMEGAWSQTKGSGVTVAVIDTGITRVRDLVDTKFVKGYDFVSDREEATDDNGHGTHVAGTIAQATNNTYGVAGIAYEASLMPLKVLSAYGGGTIADIAEAIKFAADNGADVINMSLGGGGESQLMKQAIDYAHNKGVTIVAAAGNENANGASYPARYPHVIGVSAFGPGGEKAPYSNFGAGVDISAPGGSEAGTILQETIDPENNNEGVFLGLQGTSMASPHVAGVAALIKASGVTEPDEILKVLKQSARVIQDDSFNYYGAGQLNAEAAVKLATQGQISFQDFFRWLRDNGYLNPRFWIDGGAVALIPKLMMVFGSYLLAWFLRVYFPFAWSWSLSSGLVAGSSGLFFLRGLYIFDLPQWPFRILGSSIPELGNTLQGTNALNPIFASVLIPVVLIALFLGHPSWKWFAIGSSLGFAAFLTVSAIYDPTVWGLGSSYLARSFLIVNALLCYGIARLALKTETQTA, encoded by the coding sequence ATGAAAAGACTTATATTATTGTGCTTGTTTGTCATCGGGCTGGGGGCTGCTGTGTTTGGATTCCTGAATTTTCAGGGTTTAGCAGCTAAAGGCGAGTTTGAGACGATTGTGCTAGATTTTCGCCAAGATATTCCCGCAGAGGTAATACAGCAGAATTTACAAGCGATCGCTCAAGAATACAACGTCACACCCGAATTAGACAATCAGTTTTCAGCGCCGGATAATGTGTATATTATTAAAGGCGATCGCCAGCGATTGAAAAAACTCAAAAAATCGCCATTCGCCGAATATATACAATTAATCGAGCCAAATTACATCTATAGAAAGATTCCTCTCCCAGCTGAAGCAACTTGGTTTGAAGATATTTTACAATCTCCAGATAATCAAGCAAATCCGGCATTAATTGGCCCGAACGACCAATATTACAGCAAACAGTGGAACCTACACAACATCGGCATGGAAGGCGCATGGAGTCAAACCAAAGGCAGCGGCGTAACAGTAGCTGTCATTGACACTGGCATAACTCGCGTGCGTGACTTGGTAGACACGAAATTTGTGAAAGGGTATGATTTTGTCAGCGATCGCGAAGAAGCCACAGATGACAATGGACACGGTACTCACGTCGCTGGCACCATAGCCCAAGCCACCAATAACACCTATGGTGTAGCCGGCATAGCTTACGAAGCCAGTCTCATGCCCTTAAAAGTCCTCAGCGCCTACGGTGGCGGAACCATCGCCGATATTGCCGAAGCGATTAAATTCGCTGCCGACAACGGTGCAGACGTAATTAATATGAGCTTAGGCGGTGGTGGTGAAAGCCAGTTAATGAAGCAAGCCATTGACTACGCCCATAACAAAGGTGTCACCATTGTCGCCGCCGCCGGTAACGAAAATGCCAATGGCGCAAGTTATCCCGCACGTTACCCCCACGTCATTGGCGTTTCCGCATTTGGTCCAGGTGGAGAAAAAGCCCCCTATTCCAACTTTGGCGCAGGCGTAGATATTTCTGCCCCTGGTGGTAGTGAAGCCGGGACAATTCTCCAAGAAACCATCGACCCCGAAAACAACAACGAAGGAGTATTTCTCGGACTCCAGGGAACCAGCATGGCTTCCCCCCACGTTGCAGGTGTAGCAGCATTAATTAAAGCATCTGGAGTCACAGAACCAGACGAAATATTAAAAGTCCTCAAGCAGTCAGCAAGAGTTATCCAAGATGATAGCTTCAACTATTATGGCGCTGGACAACTTAACGCCGAAGCAGCCGTAAAACTAGCCACACAAGGACAAATCAGCTTCCAAGACTTCTTCCGATGGTTAAGAGATAACGGCTATCTCAACCCCCGTTTTTGGATTGATGGTGGTGCAGTAGCACTCATACCGAAGCTAATGATGGTATTCGGTTCCTATCTACTGGCTTGGTTTTTGCGAGTTTACTTCCCCTTCGCCTGGAGTTGGTCCTTATCCAGTGGCTTAGTTGCGGGTAGTTCTGGTTTATTCTTCCTACGCGGATTATATATCTTTGACCTACCCCAATGGCCATTCCGAATTTTAGGCAGTTCCATTCCCGAACTAGGAAACACCCTACAAGGAACAAACGCCTTAAATCCCATATTTGCCAGCGTCCTCATTCCCGTAGTCTTAATAGCATTATTCTTAGGACATCCTAGCTGGAAATGGTTTGCCATTGGTTCCAGCCTGGGCTTCGCGGCATTTTTAACAGTTAGTGCCATTTACGACCCAACAGTTTGGGGCTTAGGAAGTAGCTACCTAGCGAGGAGTTTCCTCATTGTCAACGCCTTACTCTGTTATGGAATAGCACGTTTAGCATTAAAGACCGAAACTCAAACAGCATAA